A window of Blautia argi genomic DNA:
CCTGATTCCATGTTTCCTGTTAAACTGTTTTCCGGTTTTGTCTTCCCGCAACAGACCAAACCGCGTACCCTCCGCAGAGTACAGGAAAGCTTCGTGACCGGAATCAGGGGGTGTCCATCAAAAGCAGAGAAAATGGAAGTACATGAAAGAAATAAAATATAAATAAATTAAATAAATATAAGAGAGGCTGCCTCAGAAGGTACAGGAAAAAAGACTTTCCATATACACTTTCCGGGGCAGCCTTTTCTGCTTTATAGGAAATTTCATTTTCTATAAAGCAAAAACGCTTTGAGAGATTCTTTTTTATACGGTCAGAAGTGCAGACCTTATTGGAACTGCACTTCTAAAAGAACCGGCTGATGGTCGGTATAGGCAAAATCTGTATTGACAACAGAAATATCGGAAACTTTCAGATTGTCCGATACAATAAATCCGTCCAGAACATACACCTGAGAAGTTTCATAGGAGCCTGTATAAGGTGCATTTAACAGACGGCAGGTGGGATAGCTGTCATCCACGGCAAAAGAAAAATGCTTTGGCAAGTCCTTGTGCTCAATCGTGCCAGGAACCCAGTTTTCAGTATCGTGAATCGGATAGCTATCCATACCCTCAAAGGTCTGGTTAAAATCCCCTCCTGCAATGACATAATTGCCTGCTGCGTATTCCTCTGCCAGCTTCTTTGCCAGCATTTTGCTCTGTGCCTCTTTTCCCTCTCCGCTGTCATAGGCCTCCAGATGAAAATTAATCAGCACCAGCTCTGCATCTGTATCCTTTAGAGGAATGCGGGTTTCCAGCATACACCGCTTCAGATTGCAGGTTTTTATCGGCCAGGTAAAGGATTCCGGAAGGGAAATTCTGGAGGCAGAGTCTGCATGCAGGTCTGTCAGGGTAAGAAGTCCGCTGTTCACCTTTCCGATAGGGGGAAGGGGATATGGCACAAAATCACATTTGAAATTGCAGGCAAAGACACTGTCCATGTTGAGAGCGTTTTCATAGTATTCTGCTTCATTCAAATGATAGGAACGTTTGGAATCCGTGTCCACCTCCTGGAGGAAATATACGTCAGCAGGATTGTCAGACAGGATTTTTTCAATCCCCTTTAAGTTGTCCTGTACCTGCTTTTGGCTGTCCGGCTGTACTCTGGTTCCGCCGTCCATAAAGAAATCCTCACTTTTATCGAGTCCCGCATATCCGGTGTTAAAGGTCATAACACGAAAGGTAGCTTTATTGGAAAGAATCCGTGCGCCGGAAGGCGGGGGCAGGCTTTCTATCGGCCTGGGACGATATTCCCGAATAGTCAGCCAGAGGACGCCCAACAGCAGAAGAACCACTGCAAAAAGAAGGACAAATCCGGCTGTTTTCAGGATTGTTTTTGTTTTGTTCATGGTAAGCACCTCCTGGAAACATTGTAGCATAAGGGGTAGGGATTGAACACCCAAATACAGGGAGATTAGAAAGATTTTAGAATTTCCTGTCTTGACAAAGCAGTGCTTTGTGCTTATGATATTCCTCAGAAAAAGGTAATGAGAAAGAGGAGTACATTTTGGAAGCTGGCAGAGAGGACGATTCACAGGCTGGAAGATTGTCCGGGCAGGAAGAGATGGAAGGTAGCTTTTGAACCGGGAGGCTGAAGGATCAGACTGTCAGAAATACAGAGAAAAGGGTTTGGTAGGTTTCCACGCGTCGTCTGCGTTAAAGGACTTCAAAGTGATAAATTAAGGTGGTACCGCGATACGAAGTCGCCCTTTGTAACTATTTTTCAGAAGATGGTTATGGGGGCTTTTTTATTTCATAGGAAAATGTGCCCTATAACCAGAAAGAGGAGGAACTATGAGCAAAGAGCTTGCAAAAACTTATGATCCGAAAGGATTGGAAGACCGTATTTACCAGAAATGGCTGGACAACAAGTATTTCCATGCCGAAGTAAACAGAGATAAAAAACCATTCACCATTGTTATGCCCCCGCCAAACGTTACCGGACAGCTTCATATGGGACATGCCCTGGACGAAACCATGCAGGATATTCTCATTCGTTTTAAGAGAATGCAGGGCTATGAAGCCCTTTGGCAGCCGGGTACAGACCATGCAGCCATTGCCACTGAGGTAAAGGTTATTGAGAAGCTGAAGGAACAGGGCATTGACAAGAACGAAATCGGCAGAGAGGAATTCTTAAAGCATGCCTGGGAATGGAAGGAAGAGTACGGCGGAAAGATTATCAACCAGTTGAAAAAGCTGGGTGCATCTGCAGATTGGGACAGAGAGCGCTTCACCATGGACGAGGGCTGCTCAAAAGCTGTGCAGGAAGTCTTTATTAAGCTGTATGAAAAAGGCTATATTTATAAGGGCTCCAGAATTATCAACTGGTGTCCTGTGTGCCAGACTTCTATTTCTGACGCAGAGGTAGAACATGAAGACCAGGACGGATTTTTCTGGCATATTAATTATCCGGTAGTGGGAGAAGAAGGCAAATTTGTGGAAATCGCGACCACACGTCCGGAAACTCTTCTGGGAGATACTGCGGTAGCAGTGAATCCGGAAGATGAAAGATACAAAGACCTGGTAGGAAAAATGCTGAAGCTGCCTCTTACGGACAGAGAAATTCCGGTTGTGGCAGATGAATATGTAGACAAAGAATTTGGAACAGGCTGTGTAAAAATCACACCAGCCCATGACCCCAATGACTTTGAAGTAGGAAAAAGACACAACCTTCCGGAAATTACCATTATGAATGATGATGCTACCATTAATGAGCTGGGCGGCAAATATGCAGGCATGGATCGTTATGAAGCCAGAAAAGCTATGGTAGAGGATTTAAAGGAACTGGGACTTCTGGTAAAGGTGGTTCCCCATTCTCACAGTGTAGGAACTCATGACCGCTGCAAAACCACAGTAGAGCCAATGATTAAGCCACAGTGGTTTGTGCGTATGAAGGAAATGGGCGAGGCTGCCATTGAAACACTGAAGGAAGGAAACCTGACCTTTGTGCCTGAACGTTTTGACAAGATTTACATGCACTGGCTGGAAAATATCAGAGATTGGTGTATTTCCCGTCAGCTCTGGTGGGGACACAGAATTCCGGCTTATTACTGCGATGAGTGCAGAGAAACCGTTGTGGCAGCAGATATGCCGGAGAAATGTCCGAAGTGTGGCTGCACTCATCTGCATCAGGACGAGGATACCCTGGATACCTGGTTCTCCTCAGCCCTGTGGCCGTTCTCTACTCTTGGCTGGCCGGACAATACAGAGGAAATGGATTATTTCTATCCCACAGACGTGCTGGTAACCGGATATGATATTATTTTCTTCTGGGTGATCCGTATGGTATTTTCAGGCCTTGAACAGACCGGAAAGACACCGTTCCACCATGTACTCATTCATGGTCTGGTAAGAGATTCCCAGGGTCGCAAGATGAGTAAATCCCTTGGAAACGGTATTGACCCGCTTGAGGTTATTGACAAATACGGCGCTGATGCCCTGCGTCTGACTCTGATGACCGGAAATGCGCCCGGAAATGATATGCGTTTCTACTGGGAAAGAGTAGAGGCAAGCAGAAACTTTGCTAATAAGGTATGGAACGCGTCCAGATTTATTATGATGAACCTGGAAAAAGCAGAGGTTCCGGCAGAGATTGACCTTTCCTCCCTTACCAGTGCAGACAAGTGGATTCTCTCCAAGGTCAACACACTGGCAAAGGATGTTACAGAAAATCTGGATAAATATGAGCTGGGAATTGCAGTACAGAAAGTCTATGACTTTATCTGGGAGGAATTCTGTGACTGGTATATTGAAATGGTGAAGCCTCGTCTTTACAACGAAGAGGATACTACAAAGGCAGCGGCTCTTTGGACTTTGAAGACCGTGCTTGCCAATGCCCTGAAGCTTCTGCATCCATATATGCCGTTTATTACAGAGGAAATTTTCTGTACCTTATGCCCGGAGGAAGAATCCATTATGATTTCATCCTGGCCGGAATTTAAAGAAGCGTGGAATTTCGCAGCAGATGAGGAAGCTGTGGAAATGATGAAAGAGGCGGTAAGAAGTATCCGTAATGTTCGCACAGGCATGAACGTACCACCAAGCAAAAAGGCAAAGGTTTATGTTGTGTCTGAAAACGAAGGGGTAAGAGAAGTATTTGAAAACGGGAAGGTTTTCTTTGCCTCTCTTGGTTATGCCAGCGAGGTGTTGGTGCAGGCAGACAAGACGGGAATCGCAGAGGACGCAGTATCGGCAGTGACCTCTGACGCAGTCATTTACATGCCTTTTGCAGAGCTTGTAGATATTGAGAAGGAAATCGAAAGACTGAAAAAAGAAGAGGAAAAACTGGAAAAAGAACTTGCGCGCGTAAACGGAATGCTGAAGAATGAACGTTTCATCAGTAAAGCACCGGAAAGTAAGGTAGCGGAGGAACGCGAGAAATTAGAGCGTTATACAAATATGATGGAACAGGTGAAGTTAAGACTTGCACAGCTTCAGCCTTAATAAGGAGAAGAACGCTATGAAAGAAACCAGAAAAGTATTAAGTATTAAGTATCTTAATATGTTTTCCGTTCCCCTGCAGATGCTTGCCGTCTGCATCGGGTACTTCTTTATAGAGGCAATTTCCAGACATTCCCTGTGGGAAGCCATGGATTTTATGAAGGAACGCCCTTTGGTGTTCCTTTATAATGCCTTTTTAATTTTTACCACAACCCTGATTGTATACCTGTTCAGACGGAGGGTGTTCTGGAGAACCATCTGTGTGATTTTCTGGCTGGGTCTGGGAATTATTAACGGTGTGCTGTTAAGCAACCGCGTCACCCCCTTTACCGGTCCGGACTTGCATCTGATTACGGATGCATTTCAGATCGCAGACAGGTATCTGTCCCCGTTTTTCTTTGTGGTGGTAGTCATTGCCGCCATACTGGCAGTTATTGGACTGATTATTCTGTTTTTCAAGGGACCGAAATACCAGGGGAAAATGAGCTACAAATTAAATGTTCCGCTGATTTTAGCCGGAGTTCTGGCATTTGCAGGAACCACAAAGCTGGCGCTTGACAAAAGAGTGCTGTCCAATTATTTCGGCAATATTGCTTTTGCCTATGAGGATTACGGCTATCCCTACTGTCTGGCTACCACGGTATTTAATACCGGTATCGGGCTTCCCAGAGGTTATTCAGAGGAGAGTGTTGAAAAAATTGACAAGAGTGAGGATACGCTGCCAAAGACAGGAGAAAAACGTCCGAATATTCTGTTTTTACAGTTGGAATCCTTTTTTGACCCGGAGCTGGTGGAATACCTGGATATTTCCGAAGACCCGATTCCGAATTTCCGCAAGATGATGAAGGACTATTCCTCCGGGTATTTCAAGGTACCGTCTGTAGGCGCAGGTACTGCCAATACAGAGTTTGAAACCATTACAGGAATGAGCATGCGCTATTTCGGACCGGGGGAATATCCCTATAAGAGCGTGTTAAAGGAAACCACCTGTGAGAGCGCGCCTTATGTGCTGAAGAATCTGGGTTACGGTACCCATGCGATTCATAATAATGAAGCCAATTTCTATGGAAGAAAAAATGTGTTTGCAAATCTGGGATTTGACAGCTTTACTTCCGAGGAATATATGGCAGAACAGGACGATACGAACCCAAACGACTGGATCAGAGATAAAAATCTGACAAAATATATTCTCCAGGCCATGGAGTCCACAGAAGGGCCGGATTATGTGTATACTATTTCCGTACAGGGACATGGAGATTATCCGGAGGAACCTGTGCTGGAAAATCCTAAGATTAAAGTCAGCGGTGCAAGCACTCAGGCTGAGAATTACAAGTGGGAATATTACTGCAACCAGATTTACGAAATGGATCAGTTTGTAAAAGAACTGACAGACACTCTTTCAAAGCTTGATGAGGATGTGGTTCTGGTGATGTATGGTGACCATTTGCCTACCATGGGCCTTACGGTTACAGATATGAAAAATAAATATCTTTTCCAGACAGAATATGTGATCTGGGATAACATGGGATTGGAAAAAAAGGACAAAAACCTGGCAGCTTATCAGATGGCAGCAGAGGTTCTGGACAGAGTGGGAATCCATGAGGGAAATGTATTCCGTTTCCACCAGGCAAGAAGAAACACCAAGAATTACCAAGTGGATCTGGAAATGCTGCAGTATGATATTCTGTATGGAGAAAAGTATATTTATGACAGGGAAAATCCTTTCGAACGGGTGAAAATGCATCTGGGTGTGGAAGATGCACAGCTTGAAAGCATTCAGCAGATTTCAGAAAATCAGTATTATATCAAGGGAGCAAACTTCACACAGTCCGCATTTTTAGAGGTAAACGGCGAGCTTATAGAAGCGAATTTTGTAGATGAGAATACCCTTCTTGTGCTGGATACCCAGCTAACGGAGGAAGATAAGGTAGACGTTGCGATCCGAAGCAACAGTTCCACGCACAGGGTGCTTACAAGGACAGAAAAATATATCTACCATGAGCCTGAGGCAGGCAGCAATAAAGCAAAATTAGAACCGATTATTACCGAAGAACCCGAAACAGAAGTAACGGAAGAAAGTCAGAAAGAAAAGGAAGAATAAAGGGAAAAACTTTTTGGCAAACCGACATAATTTGCTTGCATATTGTCACCACTTCATTATAATGGTAAGTGACCGTACAGGAAGTACAAAGCTCCATTACAATGAAGTGGTACTTTGCATTACGGGCAAAAGACGGGAGGAAATCAACTTGTTTACATACGAAGAAGCAGTAGCTTATATTGAAAATATACCGAAATTTACAACGAAAAATAAATTGGAACACACCAGGAAATGTCTGGATCTTCTGGGCAGTCCTGATAAAGATAAAAAAATAATCCATGTAGCCGGGACCAACGGAAAGGGAAGCGTCTGTGCGTTTCTTTCCTCTATGCTGGAGCAGGGGGGCTTTCGCTGCGGACTGTTTACCTCTCCTCATCTGGTGAAAATCAATGAGCGGTTTCAGATTAATGAAGTTATGATTTCAGACGAGAGATTTACAGAGGCCTTTCTGGAAGTGAAAAATCTGGCAGACCGCCTGGTGGAAGAAGGAGATTATCACCCGACCTATTTTGAATTTCTGTTCCTTATGGGAATGATTGTGTTCAGACAGGAAAATGTGGATTACATCATTCTGGAAACCGGGCTGGGAGGAAGACTGGACGCAACCAACTCTGTGACAAAGCCCCTTGCCTGTGTCATTACCTCAATCAGTCTGGACCATGTGGAATATCTTGGGGATACCATTGAAAAGATTGCAGGGGAGAAAGCGGGAATTATCAAAAAAGGCGTGCCGGTGATTTTTGACGGCAACCGAGAAGAGGCGGCAGCGGTGATAAAGGCAAGAGCCGAAGAACTGGGATGTCCCTGGTATGAAGTAAAGGAAGAGCAGCAGAACATGCTGGATTATACGCCAGAGGGAATCCGCTTTTTATCTGCTTCCGGAATTTACGGAGATACGGAGCTTTTTGTTCCTTTTATTGCCAGGTATCAGATGATGAATGCAGCTTTGGCGCTGGAAACCATGGGCGTGCTGAGAATGGTACATGGTCTTCAGAAAGAGGCGTTAAAGGCAGGAATCTGCAGTACCAGATGGCAGGGCAGAATGGAAACTATTTTGCCGGGCGTGATTGTAGACGGGGCGCACAACGAGGACGGGATTGCCAGATTTGTGGAAACCGTATCCTATTTCCAGAAGGACTATCCCATTACTTTGCTGTTTTCTACCGTTGCGGATAAGGAGTTTCCAGATATGATAAAGAGAATCTGCGAGGGACTTGATTTTGCAAATGTCATTGTCACGGAAATCTGGGGAAGCAGAAAGCAGTCATCCAGGGAGCTGGCAGAACTGTTTCGTTTAAATGGCTGTGAAACAGTGTTTGCAGAGCCTGATGCAGGGAAGGCTTTTGACCTGGCATATAAAAAGAAAAAGGACGGCTTGCTTTTTGTGGCAGGTTCGCTGTATCTGGCGGGGGAGATTAAGGATTATGTAAGGAGGAACGTACATGATTAATTATGAGGAAGAACTGAAAAAATTCCAGCCCTGTCTTGATGTAGATGATGCGGAAGGGGCGATTTATCATCAGGATTTGACCGATGTCATAGACATTTTGAAGGAAATGATAAAAGAGAACCAAAGCACTTCGGATAAATAGGAGAAGATTATGAATTGTATTGTATGTCATGCACAACTGACGGCTTCGGACTATTGCCCAAAGTGCGGGTGCAATGTAAAAGCCCTGAAAAAGGTAAACGCGCTTTCCAATCTCTATTATAACCAGGGGCTTGAGAAGGCTCAGATTCGGGATTTGTCAGGAGCGATTACCTGTTTAAAGAGAAGTCTGAAAATGAATAAGCTGAATATCCAGGCAAGAAATCTTCTGGGGCTGGTATACTTTGAAACAGGAGAAGTGGTGGCAGCGTTGTCCCAGTGGGTAATCAGTAAAAATATGATGCCCCAGGGAAATCCTGCGGAAGGCTATATTGACAGGCTGCAGAAGAATGCCAACCGTCTGGACATGATTAATATCAGTATTAAAAAGTATAATCAGTGTCTGGAATATTGCAGAAACGGCAATCCGGATATGGCAAAAATGCAGCTGAAAAAAGGTGCTTTCCAATAATCCCAAGCTGATTAAGGGCTATCACCTTCTGGCGCTTCTTTATATGCAGGAAGGGGAATACGAAAAAGCCAGAAAGAGATTGAAGGCAGCAGCCCGGATTGATAAAACCAATACTACCACTCTGCGGTTTTTAAGGGAAATCGAGGAGCAGACAGGGCGGGCTACCAGTCTGGATTCCAGATTTAAGATAAAGGAAAAAGAGATAGAGAAAAAGGATGGAAGCGTGATTTACCGCTCTGGAAATGACACCATTATCCAACCGCCGGAATACCGGGAAAAATCTATTACTAATACCTTGGTAAATCTGGTGCTGGGCCTTTTGGTAGGGGCGGCAGCCCTGTGGTTTCTGGTAGTTCCGGCAAAGACCCAGAAAATCAATCAGGCAGCAAATAAAAAGGTGGTAGAATACAGTGACAAAATGGCGACTCTGTCTGCAGAACTGGATCGTATGCAGAAGGATATGGACGCGTCCACGGATTCTGTCAGCACAGCGAAGAGCCAGATTGATGCAGCCAATGCCAAAGCCGCCGGCTATGAAAATCTTATCAAAGCATGGCAGGCCTACCGGGATGGCAGCTATGGCACAGCGGCCAATGCCATGGAGGGAGTTGCCCCGGACGCGCTCTCTGTAGAAGCGAAGGGCATGTATGACACCATTATGAGTGAAATTGGCGGCACGGTGAAGGCAAATTACCAAGCTGCAGCAGGAAGCGCCATGGAAGCCGGGGATTATGACACCGCTATTTCCAATCTGGAAAAAGCCCTGGGTATTGGCTCGCAAGATAGCAATACCATGTTTAACCTGGCTCAGGCTTATGATAAAAAAGGAGATACCCAAAACGCAAACAAGTGGTATCAGAAAATTCATAGATGATTATCCCGGCACAGAGGATGCCCAGAATGCTGCTGATTATATGCAGGCAAACGGCGGTCAGGCAGCAGATGCAGATGAGGGACAGGCAGATAACGGCGAAGACGGAGAAGAGAACTCCGGGGAGGTTCAGGGCGCTTCTGAGGGAGAGCCTGTGACACAGGACGAATAGAATAAAAAACAAAAGAGAAGCCTTGAGGAAAAGGGGCTGTCGTAGCAGATGCAGATCTGAAAACAGAGAAATTTCGGAATGCAGTCTGGGCGGCAGCCCCTTTTCTGCAAAAAAAATTTGGATTGCACCAAAGGGAGCAGGTGCGGAAAGGGGAAGAAAAAAATGGAAGAAACCATGGTAAAGCGGGGAAACAGGCTGATTGTCTATGTACCCAGAGAGCTGGATCATCATTTTGCAGAGCAGATAACCGAGGAGCTGGACAGCGAGCTGGAAAAGGGTACGGTGCGGCAGTTGGTGTTTGATTTTTCAGCAACTACCTTTATGGACAGCTCAGGCATCGGTATGCTTATGGGACGGAAGCGGCTTTTAAGCTGCTGCGGAGGCACGGTAAGCGCCATTCATGTCAGTGACAGAATCTGGCGTATTATGCAGCTTTCTGGAATTTACAAACACATGGAAATCAGTCAGGAAGCGGTGTGGAACCGCAAAATGCGATAGGAGGGGAGAAAAATGACGCATACAAATAAAATGGTGCTGGAGGTAGAGAGCCGTTCCTGCAATGAAGGTCTGGCAAGAATTGCCGTTGCTGCCTTCAGCACACAGCTAAATCCCACCCTGGAGGAGGTGGCAGATATTAAAACTGCTGTGTCAGAGGCAATTACCAACTGCATTGTCCATGCTTATGAAAAGGAAACGGAGTGGATTCGCATTGAGTGTTCTTGTCAGGAAAGAGAGCTGACTGTCATTGTCCGGGATACGGGAAAGGGAATTGAAGATGTGAAAAAGGCGATGGAGCCTCTGTTTACCACAAAGCCGGAGCAGGACCGCTCAGGAATGGGATTTGCCTTTATGGAGGCCTTTATGGACAGAGTATCTGTAGAATCCAGTCCAGGTGCGGGAACGTCCGTAACCATGAAGAAAATCATAGGAAGACAGAAGCCTGTCTTTGATTAGGAGGTTGTATGGATAATATCCTTGCCCTTATCGGGCGCGCGCACCAGGGAGATAAGAGAGCAAGAGATATACTGACAGAGAAAAATATGGGGTTGGTACACAGCATTGCCGCAAGGTTTAAAAACAGAGGAGTGGAGATGGAAGACTTGGTCCAGATAGGGTGTATCGGGCTTTTAAAGGCCATAGACAAATTTGACCTTTCCTATGATGTGAAATTCTCCACCTATGCGGTTCCCATGATAACCGGGGAGATTAAGCGGTTTCTGCGGGACGACGGCATGGTAAAGGTCAGCCGTTCCTTAAAGGAAATGGCGGCAAAGGCATATGCCCTGCGGGAACAGTTGATTTTAGAGAAAGGGCGGGAGCCGCAGATAGAGGAACTTGCAAAAGAACTGGGAGTGTCCAGGGAGGAATTGGTGCTTGCCATGGATTCCCAGGGGCAAGTGGAATCCCTGCAGAAAACTATTTATCAAAGCGATGGGAATGAGATTTCCTTAGGGGAGCGGCTGCCTCAGGAGGAGAATCAGCAGGAAAAGGTGGTAAACCGCATGTTTTTGGAGCAGGCGCTGAATACGCTGGACAAAAAGGAAAGAGAACTGATTTATCTCCGGTTTTTTCAAGACAGAACCCAGAGCAGTATTGCCGGGGAACTGGGTATGTCCCAGGTACAGGTTTCCCGCATGGAGAAAAAAATTTTAAAGCGGCTGCGGGAAAAGCTATAAAAAAGCAGGGGAATATTTCACAAAAAAACAGCCATACTAATTTCTAAAGCAAGAGGCAAGGAGGCTGTCAGATGAGTGAAATTTTGTATATACAGACAGAAAAAAAACGTGGAGGTATACCAGCCGGAGGTGTACCTGCAGGATGTGGCAAAGCTTGCCTGTGGGGATGCCAGAGTGCTGAACCGGAATAAAGTCCGCAGGATATTTACCATTCCAGATGAAAAGCCGGGGCGGTATGTGGTTTCCGCAGCGGATTTGATTCATGCAGTGGCAAAGGAAGAACCAAATGTAGATGTGACGCATGTGGGAGAAGCCGACTTTATTGTGACTTATGAGGGGAAAAAACAGGGAAAGATGTGGATAAGCTGGTTAAAAACAGCCATGGTATGTGCAGTAACCTTTTTTGGCGGCGCATTTTCCATTATGACTTTTAATACAGATGTGGATACCTCCGGGCTGTTTTCTCAGCTTTACCGGCAGTTTACAGGAGAGCTTTCCACAGGGCATACCATTCTGGAATTTGCCTATTGTGTGGGGATCGGGCTTGGAGTTGTGATTTTTTTCAATCACTTCGGGCACTATAAGCTGACCCAGGACCCTACGCCTATGGAGGTACAGATGCGTGTTTACGAAGATGATGTAAACCGCACCCTCATAGCCGTAAAAAACAGAGGAGGAAAAGCATAATGTGGCAGGGAGAGATTCTGGCAGCACTGGCAGCGTTAAGCGGCGGAGCCATTGTGGCTACCGCCCTTGCTGCCTTTATCATTGAACTGGGCATCATTCCCCGTCTTGCCGGAATTACCCATACCGCCAAACATATACTTTTGTACGAAAACTGCCTGATGCTGGGAAGCTTTCTGGGAAATCTGGTATTTATCTATGATTGTTCTCCTCCTCTGGGGCAGATTTTCCTGGCGTTTATGGGGCTTTGTTTTGGAATCTTTCTGGGTTGCTGGATTATTGCACTGGGCGAGGTAGTAAATGTCTTTGCCATTATGGCCCGCCGTTTGGGGCTGAAGAAGGGCACAGCCCTGATTGTACTTTCCATTGCTGTGGGTAAGACGCTGGGAAGTCTTGTGCAGTTCTTTTTGTGGGGATAAAAACAGAAAAACCGCACAGACTAATGGAAAAATAAAATAAGGAAGGTGATTTCCTCATGCAACCACAATCTGAAACTCAACAGAGAAAAGCAAAAGAATACGAACAATATGTAAAACAGAAGACCCCTACCCACAGCCTGCCTTTAAACATGGCAGGAGCCTTTGTTTGTGGAGGGCTGATTTGTACGGTAGGGCAGGTGATTTTAAATATCTGCAAAAACATGGGTATGAACCAGGAGATAAGCGGAGCCTGGACGTCCCTGATTTTGGTGCTGCTCAGTGTGCTGCTTACCGGTTTTGGCATATATCCCAAGCTGGCAAAATGGGGCGGGGCAGGAACTTTGGTTCCCATTACCGGATTTGCCAATTCTGTGGCAGCCCCGGCCATTGAATACCAGAAGGAGGGACAGGTTTTTCGGCATTGGCTGCAAGATTTTCACCATTGCAGGGCCTGTGATACTCTACGGAATTCTCACCTCCTATTTTTTGGGACTGGTTTATTATTTTCTGCATTTATGGGGGATTGTGTAATGGAACAGATGATAGGAAAACAGAGTATA
This region includes:
- a CDS encoding endonuclease/exonuclease/phosphatase family protein, coding for MNKTKTILKTAGFVLLFAVVLLLLGVLWLTIREYRPRPIESLPPPSGARILSNKATFRVMTFNTGYAGLDKSEDFFMDGGTRVQPDSQKQVQDNLKGIEKILSDNPADVYFLQEVDTDSKRSYHLNEAEYYENALNMDSVFACNFKCDFVPYPLPPIGKVNSGLLTLTDLHADSASRISLPESFTWPIKTCNLKRCMLETRIPLKDTDAELVLINFHLEAYDSGEGKEAQSKMLAKKLAEEYAAGNYVIAGGDFNQTFEGMDSYPIHDTENWVPGTIEHKDLPKHFSFAVDDSYPTCRLLNAPYTGSYETSQVYVLDGFIVSDNLKVSDISVVNTDFAYTDHQPVLLEVQFQ
- a CDS encoding valine--tRNA ligase — encoded protein: MSKELAKTYDPKGLEDRIYQKWLDNKYFHAEVNRDKKPFTIVMPPPNVTGQLHMGHALDETMQDILIRFKRMQGYEALWQPGTDHAAIATEVKVIEKLKEQGIDKNEIGREEFLKHAWEWKEEYGGKIINQLKKLGASADWDRERFTMDEGCSKAVQEVFIKLYEKGYIYKGSRIINWCPVCQTSISDAEVEHEDQDGFFWHINYPVVGEEGKFVEIATTRPETLLGDTAVAVNPEDERYKDLVGKMLKLPLTDREIPVVADEYVDKEFGTGCVKITPAHDPNDFEVGKRHNLPEITIMNDDATINELGGKYAGMDRYEARKAMVEDLKELGLLVKVVPHSHSVGTHDRCKTTVEPMIKPQWFVRMKEMGEAAIETLKEGNLTFVPERFDKIYMHWLENIRDWCISRQLWWGHRIPAYYCDECRETVVAADMPEKCPKCGCTHLHQDEDTLDTWFSSALWPFSTLGWPDNTEEMDYFYPTDVLVTGYDIIFFWVIRMVFSGLEQTGKTPFHHVLIHGLVRDSQGRKMSKSLGNGIDPLEVIDKYGADALRLTLMTGNAPGNDMRFYWERVEASRNFANKVWNASRFIMMNLEKAEVPAEIDLSSLTSADKWILSKVNTLAKDVTENLDKYELGIAVQKVYDFIWEEFCDWYIEMVKPRLYNEEDTTKAAALWTLKTVLANALKLLHPYMPFITEEIFCTLCPEEESIMISSWPEFKEAWNFAADEEAVEMMKEAVRSIRNVRTGMNVPPSKKAKVYVVSENEGVREVFENGKVFFASLGYASEVLVQADKTGIAEDAVSAVTSDAVIYMPFAELVDIEKEIERLKKEEEKLEKELARVNGMLKNERFISKAPESKVAEEREKLERYTNMMEQVKLRLAQLQP
- a CDS encoding LTA synthase family protein, giving the protein MKETRKVLSIKYLNMFSVPLQMLAVCIGYFFIEAISRHSLWEAMDFMKERPLVFLYNAFLIFTTTLIVYLFRRRVFWRTICVIFWLGLGIINGVLLSNRVTPFTGPDLHLITDAFQIADRYLSPFFFVVVVIAAILAVIGLIILFFKGPKYQGKMSYKLNVPLILAGVLAFAGTTKLALDKRVLSNYFGNIAFAYEDYGYPYCLATTVFNTGIGLPRGYSEESVEKIDKSEDTLPKTGEKRPNILFLQLESFFDPELVEYLDISEDPIPNFRKMMKDYSSGYFKVPSVGAGTANTEFETITGMSMRYFGPGEYPYKSVLKETTCESAPYVLKNLGYGTHAIHNNEANFYGRKNVFANLGFDSFTSEEYMAEQDDTNPNDWIRDKNLTKYILQAMESTEGPDYVYTISVQGHGDYPEEPVLENPKIKVSGASTQAENYKWEYYCNQIYEMDQFVKELTDTLSKLDEDVVLVMYGDHLPTMGLTVTDMKNKYLFQTEYVIWDNMGLEKKDKNLAAYQMAAEVLDRVGIHEGNVFRFHQARRNTKNYQVDLEMLQYDILYGEKYIYDRENPFERVKMHLGVEDAQLESIQQISENQYYIKGANFTQSAFLEVNGELIEANFVDENTLLVLDTQLTEEDKVDVAIRSNSSTHRVLTRTEKYIYHEPEAGSNKAKLEPIITEEPETEVTEESQKEKEE
- a CDS encoding bifunctional folylpolyglutamate synthase/dihydrofolate synthase; its protein translation is MFTYEEAVAYIENIPKFTTKNKLEHTRKCLDLLGSPDKDKKIIHVAGTNGKGSVCAFLSSMLEQGGFRCGLFTSPHLVKINERFQINEVMISDERFTEAFLEVKNLADRLVEEGDYHPTYFEFLFLMGMIVFRQENVDYIILETGLGGRLDATNSVTKPLACVITSISLDHVEYLGDTIEKIAGEKAGIIKKGVPVIFDGNREEAAAVIKARAEELGCPWYEVKEEQQNMLDYTPEGIRFLSASGIYGDTELFVPFIARYQMMNAALALETMGVLRMVHGLQKEALKAGICSTRWQGRMETILPGVIVDGAHNEDGIARFVETVSYFQKDYPITLLFSTVADKEFPDMIKRICEGLDFANVIVTEIWGSRKQSSRELAELFRLNGCETVFAEPDAGKAFDLAYKKKKDGLLFVAGSLYLAGEIKDYVRRNVHD
- a CDS encoding tetratricopeptide repeat protein produces the protein MNCIVCHAQLTASDYCPKCGCNVKALKKVNALSNLYYNQGLEKAQIRDLSGAITCLKRSLKMNKLNIQARNLLGLVYFETGEVVAALSQWVISKNMMPQGNPAEGYIDRLQKNANRLDMINISIKKYNQCLEYCRNGNPDMAKMQLKKGAFQ